In Pseudomonadota bacterium, the genomic stretch CGACCTCCACGGAGAGCTCGTCGTAGGACACCACCTGCTCGAACTGAGGCACGATGCCGGCGAGGCGCGCCGCGGCAGGACATGCGCTCGCCTCGTCTTCGGACAGAGGGCAGTTCGGGCATTGGTTGAAGACCAGATCGGTCCAAGGTGCGGCTGGCGCGTGGCCGCGCGGCAAGCGCATCTCGAAGTGCTCCGGCTCGAACTGCAGCGCGACTTCCACGGGCTGAGCTTGGCGCGGTAGGCGGAAGCGATAGGTGACTTCTAGATCGTCGCTCATGCAGGTCGCGCCATCGTCATGAACGACTCGACACCCTAAGCACCGATCAGCCCGTGCACGCCTTCGGCACCCGGCCCCTTGCCCCTAATCATCAACTCGATGGCTCGCGTCAGCCGCTTGCTGGGCTGCAAACGTTCTCGCCCTATGCGCGCGGCGATGCCCGAGTCCTGCCACCGGTGTTTGCCATGAACCGCAAAAGCCATTTGCGCAAAGCTCCGAACATCCCTCGCTCCCCTGGCTGTTATGGTAAGCGCTCGCCTGCGGCCTTAAAAGAGCTTGTGTTCGCCCAAGGCTTGATCCTGCAGGCCGTCGCCCAGCACACGCGCATAGAACGCTCGCAGCGTCTGCGATCCGGTGCTTGGCGTTTGCTCCGCGTCATAGACCTGGCGTTCAGGATCCCAGTGAAGCATGGACTCAGTGGCGTAGTAGCGCCCGATACGAGCGAACTCGGCTTTTGCCGCGAGTGGCGGAATCACGCGCGACAGGGGACTCAGCACAGCGATCGCCGCATCGAAGAGCCTTGGTGATACGCTACGCACGTTCACGGGCTGACCTGCGAGCTCACACAGCAGCGTGCCTTGTTCGCGTGGGGTGATGGCTGGCCCTGGCCCGCCGATCGGCAACACACGATTCCCCCGCTCGGGCACACTCAGACACGCCACTAGGTACCGCGCCAGATCCTCCTCACCGATCGGCTTACAGGATGTTTCAGTACCTTCACCGAACACCAGGAACGGCTTGCCTGCTTGCACGCGTGCGATCTGACCAGCCAGGGATTTGAAGTAAGCAGTCGGTCGCACGATCGAGTAGCGCAGGCCACTCTCGCGCAGCGTCGCCTCAAAGGCGAGCTTCGCGTGCTGGAAGGCTAAGCGCGGCTTCTGCACACAGATGGCGGAGAGCAGCACGAAGTGCTTAGCACCCGCTGCCTTGGCGGCAGCGAGCAGATGCGCGTTGGCGTCATGGTCCACGGCCCAGGCATCCTTCTTTGCTCCGTTGCGAGAGGCGATGCAGGAGATGACTGCATCGATGCGTTCACCGGCCAAGGCCACCTGCAGCGATCGCGCTTCGAAAGCGTCTGCCCGGCACACCGTGACGCCGGGCGCACCGCGCAAAGGGTCCACCGCGCCCCGATGGAGCGCGAGCACCTCGTAACCCTCGGCGCGTAAGGTGCGCCCCACGTGGGCACCGATGTAGCCGCTCGCCCCCGCCAGCAACACTCGTCCCGAGTGCGCGCCGGGCGCTGCACCGACCTCATCTGCTTCCTGCATTAGCATCTCGCGATTTCCCCAGCCGCCGTGCGATCATCGCACACCGCGTGGCCCGTGGAGAGTTAGTTTGGAGCAGGACTATTGGTGGCTGTTGGCGCTCGGCACGGTGTTCTCCGTGGGGGTGACCGTGCTGTTTCTCTACGCGCTCTTCCTCGGCCTGCGCCAGCGGCGCTGGTGGCCGCTGTTCATCGTGCTCACGGTGTGGCTCGCCGGCATGGTGGCCTACTCCGCCTGGGACGGGGAACGACGCCGTGAGAATGCTCGGCGGCGCGCGGATGAGCTGCTGAGCCAGATGCAGCGGCCCGCCGTGCCGCGGCCGCCCAAGGTCGAGCACGCAGGGTCCCCGCCGGCCCCGAGGACAGCATCGCTTTGAGCTGCACCATCTATTTCGTGCGGCACGGGCAAACCGAGTGGAACGTGCAAGGCCGGCTGCAGGGACGAGGCGACTCGCCGCTGACCGAGCTCGGCCGCACGCAGGCCCAAGCCCACCAACAGTGGCTCAGCGGCGCGCCGCCGGAGGCGGTGATCGCCAGTCCGCTCGGGCGCGTGCGCGCCACGGTCGCGCTCGCCACACAAGGCCTAGGCCTTGATGTGGCCTACGACGAGGCCTTGAGCGAGCGCTGCATGGGTCAGTTCGAAGGTTGGACTCTGGGCGAGATCGCCGAGCAAGCCCCGGCGCTCGCCGCCTTGAAGAGCGCTGATCCCTGGGCCTGGAAGCCGCCGGGTGGCGAGGACTACAACCAGCTGTTCGAGCGCACCGCACCGCTAGTGCAACGCCTTATCGAACACCCCGCGAACACGCTGCTGGTGGTCTCCCACGGCACCATCGTACGCCCGATCCTGGCCCAGTTTCTTGCCCTCGACCGGGATACCACCCTGCGCATTAGTTCACCGAACGATCTAGCCTATCGACTGAATCGCAGCACGGACACCCCTGAGCGATGGACGATCGCCCATCGACACGGGGGGCGATGGGCGCCAGGCCTACGCTTGTTGCCGTAACCTCCCGGCATCGGCCTGCCGCGCACCCTTGCTGATAGGGTGCGTACGCAGCATTCGAGCACTCCCAGTTTGCTGCCGCCTCCCCTCCCTGCAGCGGTGCTCCATGCGCGAGTCTAGGCTAGCTAACTGCAATTCGCGCCTCAGCCAACACTATCGATCGTCACGGGTTCTTTCGCTATTCGCTTCAACGCGTCGCGACGGTGGGAGCCGGAACGGTTCGCGACGCAAGTCACCCTGTCCTAGGTCCACGATCGCGCCCGGTGAGACCGCAAGCGCCGAGCTAACCATGACTCTCGACGCGGCTCCCCCCCCCCCCGGCCGGCGAGTGGATCTTCGCCTCGAGCACCTGAACCCACGAGCTGGGTCACAGAGTACGCAGCCCGATCGCCAGCAACGCAGAAGCGTACACGGCACCGGTGCCTCTGGCCCCGCTGAGTTCGAGATCAGCTCCGCCTCCGACGGCGGTGTTGGCGCGTGTAACCTCGGCTTATGTGCGGAGTAAGGCCCAATCCTCGCGGCGTGCACATCCTCGAGTATGCTCCGTACGATGACGAAGCGCCGTTTCCTATCTGGAGACGACCCTTTTACAATTTCAACGAAGCTGCGTTGCCAGGTCCCACGGGAGGAGGAGCAGCGTGTTCAGGGGCGAAAAGGTGCCGCGAAGTCATCAACGAACTTCTAACTCAGGACACTAGGATGAGCGTCGATAAAGTCTCACGTGCCACACCACTTCTGTTCGCAATCGCGCTTACCTCTACCCCCTCCACCACGGCACTCGCTGCGACAGAGAGGCTGGACTTGGTGTTTCCTCTGTGCCAATGGACACCGGAGCTGAGCCTCGACTGCAGCAAGAACCCGTACACCGCTGGCGTGTACACCACCTTCGATCACGATGGTGAGGCGGGGATCGAGAACGCGTTGATTTCCGCGTTCAATAGGACAGACGCTTATTGCCGCCTAGGCGTTGCAGTCAACGGCGTTTTGCTGGAAAGTAGGCGGGTTTGTGGCGTGCTCAAGCAAGCGCTCGAGGA encodes the following:
- a CDS encoding histidine phosphatase family protein; this translates as MSCTIYFVRHGQTEWNVQGRLQGRGDSPLTELGRTQAQAHQQWLSGAPPEAVIASPLGRVRATVALATQGLGLDVAYDEALSERCMGQFEGWTLGEIAEQAPALAALKSADPWAWKPPGGEDYNQLFERTAPLVQRLIEHPANTLLVVSHGTIVRPILAQFLALDRDTTLRISSPNDLAYRLNRSTDTPERWTIAHRHGGRWAPGLRLLP
- a CDS encoding NAD(P)H-binding protein — translated: MLMQEADEVGAAPGAHSGRVLLAGASGYIGAHVGRTLRAEGYEVLALHRGAVDPLRGAPGVTVCRADAFEARSLQVALAGERIDAVISCIASRNGAKKDAWAVDHDANAHLLAAAKAAGAKHFVLLSAICVQKPRLAFQHAKLAFEATLRESGLRYSIVRPTAYFKSLAGQIARVQAGKPFLVFGEGTETSCKPIGEEDLARYLVACLSVPERGNRVLPIGGPGPAITPREQGTLLCELAGQPVNVRSVSPRLFDAAIAVLSPLSRVIPPLAAKAEFARIGRYYATESMLHWDPERQVYDAEQTPSTGSQTLRAFYARVLGDGLQDQALGEHKLF